The window TTAATGCAGGTCAGGCCGCTGGAGCACAGGGCATCGGGCTGATGACGCCTGGGCTTCAGAATTCCGTCATTAAAAAATGAAGTCGGCCCTTTGTTGAGCGCCCGTGTTTGAGAGGGAGGAAAATCACATCTCCTCCGCTCTCAGGGTGGCTCCGCTCGTCTGTTTTACGCTAGACTTTCTAAGCTTGCTCACTAAACTGATCTTCGCCAATCTTGGCCACAGGCCTATCCGTACGCTGCTCAGCGTGCTTGCGATTGCGGTCGAGGTGACGATGATCCTGACGCTGGTTGGGGTCAGCTACGGCACTCTTGATGAGAGCGCGCAGCGTGCGCGTGGTGTCGGGGCCGACATCGTTTTCCGTCCGCCTGGCTCCTCGGCACTCGGGCTGAGCACGGCTCCGATGAGCGAAAAGATTCCGGCGATCCTGATGAAGGAACCGCATGTCGCGTTTGCGATGGGGACTGTCGTTCTTCCCCTTGGCGGCGGGTTTGATTCGGTGACTGGCCTCGACATCGATCAATTCACCAAACTGAATGGCGGCTTTCATTTTCTCGAGGGCGGCCCGATGGTGAACGATGACGACCTGATCGTCGATGAGGTCTACGCCAGGCAAAAGAAGTGGCACGTTGGCGACACCGTGGATCTGATCAATCATCAGTGGAGGGTCGCGGGCATCTTTGAGCCGGGGAAGCTGGCGCGAATCGCCGTAAAGATGCGTGCGCTGCAGACCGACACCGGAAACCCGGGGCACCTGAGCCAGATTTACGTCAAGCTGGATGATCCCAAGCGGGCCGATGCGGAGGTCGATGCGTTGCGCGCCAAGTATCCGGGCTATCAGATCTTCACGATGGAGTACTTTACCTCGCTGCTCTCGATCAACAACGTTGGGCTGCTGAAGAATTTTATCTATGTCGTCATTGGAATCGCCATCATCGTTGGCTTCATAACCGTGTTTATGGCGATGTATACGGCTGTGCTGGAGCGAACACGAGAGATTGGGATATTGAAGGCGGTGGGCGGGTCTTCGGGGCTGATTTTAAGTATTCTGTTCCGCGAGACGTTCGCGCTCGCGTTGCTGGGAGCAGCCCTGGGCATCGTGTTGACCTACGGGACGCAGTGGCTGATGAAGCACGCAGTCCACGCTAGCCTGGTGCAGGAGACGGTCTATAGCTGGTGGCCGATTGCGACGGGAATTGCGGTCGCAGGAGCCTTGCTGGGTGCGATCGTTCCCGGCATTAAGGCGATCAAGCAGGATGTCACGGAGGCTCTTTCGTATGAGTGAGCCCGTGATTATTGGAGTTCGTGGTCTGACCAAGACGTACCAGGTGGGTGATGTTGCGGTCCATGCGCTGCGCGGTGTCGATCTTGAGGTGAAGAGGGGAGAGTTTGTCGCACTTATCGGCGCCTCCGGTTCTGGAAAATCGACACTCTTTCACATCCTCGGCGGCCTGACGCCGATGAGCGCAGGAACCGTTCAGATCAACGGGCGCGACCTGGCTGGTATGACCAACGCGGAGCGAACCGACCTCCGGAAGACCACAGTCGGATTTGTGTTTCAAAAGTACAATCTGCTTCCGACGCTGACTGCCGAGGACAATATCCGCATCGTGCAATATATTGGCGGGCGCCCTACGGCGTTTGATCCGGCGTTTCAGGAGATTTTGCAGTTGCTCGGTATCTCCGACAGGATGAAGCACAAGCCTCGTGCGCTTTCAGGAGGGCAGCAGCAGCGGGTTGCGATTGCGCGAGGCATCGTCAATTCGCCCGCAATTTTACTGGCCGATGAGCCGACCGGCAATCTGGACAGCGAAAACTCGGCCGGGGTATTGAATCTGATGAAGGACCTGAACCGGCGTCTGGGACAGACGATTCTGATGATTACTCACGACGCGGATGCGGCCTCGTATGCGGACAGAATCGTCAAAATGCGCGATGGGCGTATTGTTTGAGGGCGATTGTTTGGTGCTCTGAGTGGACTTTGAGGCTCGAGGGCGCATCGTACCGTATAGAGCATTGGATCTGAACAAAGTCTTGCGTCTATCATGAAAAATCGGTTGGCAGTAACCAAAGATCGGTGAAAGAATGGATCCCCTAGTCACGTTAGGAGATATACCATTACAATCAATCGATAGCCGGGAAACGTGGTCAGATAGTTTCATAATTTTCTGTGCAACACAAACTCGCGCCTAATTTGAAGGAGACGATTCGCCCAATGAAATTCACCGCACGGATTCCGGTTACGGCCGCTCTGCTGGCGCTGCTGCTTCTTACTGCAACCGGGTGTAATCGCCTGAAGGCTCGGGATCAGTTGACCAAGGGCGTGCAGGCGTTCAAGAACGCACGTTACGAAGAGGCAGTGAACCACTTTCAGAATTCAATCGCCCTCGATCCAAACTATGAGGATGCGAAGCTGTATCTGGCCACGGCGTACTCCTACCAGGTTGTGCCGAATTTAGATACGCCAGAGAATCTGGCGATTGCGCAGAAGGCACTGGATGGCTTTAATGCTGTTCTGGCGAAGGATCCGAACGATCTGACAGCGTTGAAGCAGATCGCCTCGATCAATCGCAACATCAAGAAATTCGATGTGGCGAAGGAGTACGAGAAGAAGGTTATCGCGATCGCTCCTAACGACCCAGAGGCGTATTACACCGTCGGCTTTGTGGATTGGACGCTTGCGTACAAGAATGCCATCACGATCCTTGCCGCGGATGGATTGACCGATGCTGGTGACGGCAACCCGAAGAAGAGCAAAGGTGCATGCCAGAAGTTGCAGGCAGCGAATACTGATCTCGTGAACGAAGGGTTGCAGTATCTGAATAAGGCTGTCGAGCTGAATCCGACGTATGACGATGCGATGCAGTACCTTCAGTTGACCTATCGCCGGAAGGCTGACCTGGCGTGCGGCGACGAAGCGGCTCGCAAGGAAGATATGGCGCAGGTGGATTCGTGGATTCAGAAGGCCATGGGCGCCCGGAAGATCAACGAAGAGAAGAAGGAAAAGGCAACTCAGGGCGGCGTAACGATGCAGTAATCGCAGTCGTACTGTTTGCGAGAGGCCTCCTGTAATGGGAGGCCTCTTTTATTTGTGGCGTCGTCGGCCTATGGGATGTTGCTTGTTGCGTGGGGTAAAATTGCCGCTTGCGAAGATCGATTAAAAAAGTGCTGATTGCGAACCGCGGTGAGATAGCACTGCGGGTTATTCGAGGGTGCCGGGAGATGGGGATAGCCACCGTCGCGGTCTACTCCGATGTGGATCGAACTGCACTCCACGTCTTGCATGCCGACGAGGCGTACCGGCTGGGGCCAGCACCGGCTTCGCAGAGCTACCTGTTAGGTGATCTGATCCTGGACGTGGCTCGGCGAGCGGGGGCGGATGCGGTGCATCCAGGTTATGGGTTTCTCTCGGAGAATGCGGAGTTTGCTGAGGCTTGTGTTGCGGCGGGTGTGACGTTTATCGGGCCGCCTGCAGGTGCGATGCGGGTACTGGGATCGAAGACCAAGGCTCGGCAGGCGGCGGATGCGGCGGGGATGCCGCGGGTTCCGGGAAGTGTGACCGGGTTGGCTGACGTCGCGGAGGCAACGCGCGTGGCTGCGGGGATTGGATATCCGGTGATGCTGAAGGCTGCGGCTGGGGGCGGCGGGAAGGGAATGCGGGCGGTCTCGCGCGTCGAGGATCTGGCAGCAGCATTTACCGCGGCAAGCAGCGAGGCGGAGCGAAGCTTCAAGTCGGGTGAGGTCTATCTGGAGAAGCTGATCGAGCGGCCGCGGCACATCGAGATCCAGCTGATCGCGGATGAGCATGGTGGCTGCATCTATCTGGGCGAGCGCGAGTGCTCGGTGCAGCGGAGGCATCAGAAGGTCATCGAGGAGGCTCCGTCGGCTGTTGTGGGGGCAGAGTTGCGCCGCAGGATGGGCGAGGCTGCGGCGAAGCTGGCGCTTTCGGCCGGGTATGTAAACGCTGGAACGGTGGAGTTTCTGGTCGATGCCGAGGAGAACTTCTACTTCCTGGAGATGAATACGCGGCTGCAAGTTGAACATCCCGTGACCGAGATGGTGACGGGGCTCGACCTTGTGCAGATGCAGCTTCATGTGGCGATGGGCGAGGCTTTGCCGCTGACGCAGGAGCAGGTGCGATTGCGTGGTCACGCGATCGAGTGCCGAATCTATGCGGAAGATCCTGAGAACCAGTTCTTCCCTTCGCCTGGGCTGATCACGCGGCTTATTCAGCCGAGCGGTCCGGGAATCCGCGAGGACTGCGCGGTCTATGAGGGTTGGAATGTGCCGCTCGACTACGATCCGATGCTGTCGAAGCTGGTGGCGTTTGCTGAGACGCGGGAGATGGCGATCGATCGGATGTTGCGCGCTCTGGATGAGTATGTGATCGGCGGGATCAAGACGAACATTGGGCTGTTCCGGCGAATTTTGATGGATGAGGACTTTCGCGCGGCGCGGATCGATACGGGGTATCTGGAGCGACTGCTGGCGGGTAAGCCTGCCGGCATCGCGGAGCAGGTGCCGAAGGATGTTGTGGCCGTGGCGGCGGCGTTGTTTGCGGCTTCGTCGAGGCGTGAGTCGGTGGCGGTGGCTGATGGAGCAGAGGAGAGCCGGTGGGCCGTTACGGGTCGGCGGGAGGGCTTGCGGCTTTGACAGTCTGGCTTGAGATTGAAGGAGAGAAGCGGCGCGTGGAGTTGCCGGCTGAAGCGGGCAGAGGCGGCGTGATCGAGTGCGTGGTCGATGGCCAATCTGTAACTGTCGATGGGCGGTTTTTGCAGGCTGGGGTTTTGTCGTTGCTGGTGGGGGGGCGGCAGTATCGGTGTGTGCTTGATGGCGACGGTGTGGTGATTGATGGCCGGCGGTTTGGGTTTGAGGTGGAAGATCCTCGGTCGCTGCAGGGCAGGCGCGGTGCGGGAGCCGGTACGGACGGGCCGCGGCCAGTGAAGTCCCCCATGCCGGGTCGCGTGGTGCGAGTGCTGATCGAGGTGGGTCAGGAGGTGGAGGCAGGAGAGGCCGTGGTGGTGATCGAAGCGATGAAGATGCAGAATGAGCTGAAATCCCCCAAGGCCGGGCGCGTCGGGAGAGTTGCGGTCAGTGTCGGGGACACGGTCGGAGCGGGTGACGTGCTGGTGGTCGTCGAGTAGCCAAGTGAATGGAATCTTTACCGAACACACTTTTGGTTTTCAGCCGAAAAACAGGATGTCAAGGCCCAAAACTATCTAAACGACTGCCGGTCAACCACATCCTTGTGGCGTGTGAGTTTCGTCCCTCACTCTCTACGTGAGATAGAGACGAAAAAAGACCTCGCCTCTGACAGGCGAGGTCTTCCGTTTTAGCTCGGGTTGGCTGCTAACTCCTGGGAGGGCGCTGCGCGGCGTTGATAGAGCCGCAGTCACTCAACAGCGATAACCCTTGAGGACATTCCGTGTGAGGTCCTCAAGGGTTAGTCGACGATTTGGATTACTGGTCTCTGGTTAGACAAGGATGAACAACACCAGGCTTACCTTCACGAGCAGTGAGGTCCAGAGGTGGTCGGCGCAGAAGGCAGGATGACGGAGAACAGTCATGTCTTGTACTCGCTTGGATTGGGATATTGGATGAAATGCCTCGCCGGTCAATGTTGAGATCGAGCCACGCTCGGAAGCGCATCGCTATGGATGGTCACGTTTCAAATGCGGTTCGTATCCGGTTTGACACGGCAGAGTCTGAACGATCCCAAGCACTGACATCGCTGGCGATCTACATTGCTGGAGTGGCGCAAACTACCTGCCCGTGTGCCTGAGTGGAATCAAGATTTCTGGTGATCTGTGGTCCTACCTGAATGGTGCGTAGATAGTGTGTCCCGTTACACATATCAAATTTCAAGTTGAAGTAAGACTTCCCGGGATCCGAGGGGCCGAGAACCTGTTTGATGCTTTTTTGAGGGTCATTTTCGTTGACCAGCCTCACGAAGTACCCATCGTTAATCAGTTCATAGTGACCAGCCGGCAGTAATTGACCGTTCGCCACAAAGCTATACGGAAAGTTGAAGTGCGCTGTTGATTGAGCAGATGCTGCAATTGAGCCAAAGAAAGCGCATGACAATAAAAGTGTTCTAACAGTTGATCGCATATGGATCTCCTCTGCTAGAAAAGACAGTTTTTCGGCGTTCTTATTCCCCTTTTTCAGCACGTTTTTTAAGCGGCGTCACTTTTTTCTATTCCTTTTACAAAGCGTTGACATCTATGACAGCCTGCGCAAAGGCTTGCGGCGCCTCTTGTGGCATGTTGTGTCCGATCCCACCACTGATGAGACGGTATTCATATTTGCCCGAGAACTTATTGCGATATGCTGCGCTGTCCGCGTGGATCGCACCGTTGGAATCGCCTTCCATGGTAATGGTGGGTATGGTGATGACTGGACCCGCGGCCAGCCGCTTTTCCAGATCGTCGTACTTCCGCTCGCCGTCGGCGAGACCGATCCGCCAGCGATAGTTATGGATCACGATGTCGATATGATCCGGGTTGTTGAACGACGCTGCGGTGCGGTCGAACGTGGCATCGTCGAAGTTCCACTTGGGCGATGCGGTCTGCCAGATGAGCTTATTGAAGTCATGAAGGTATTTTGCATAACCGGCCCGGCCAAGATCGGTGGCGAAATAGTACTGGTACCAGAACGCGAGCGTAGGTTTGGGTGGGAGCGGTGTCACCTTGGCTGCGACAGGGTTGCCGATAAGATAGCCGCTGACGGAGACAAGCGCTTTGCAGCGTTCCGGCCACAGGGCCGCCATGATGGCAGCCGTGCGCGCGCCCCAGTCAAAGCCGGCGACGGTGGCTTTCTGGATCTTGAGTGCATCCATCAGAGCGATGATGTCGAGGGCGACAGCTGATTGCTGGCCGTTTCGCATGGTTGCGCTGGAGAGGAAGGCCGTTGAGCCATACCCGCGAAGGTAGGGAACGATCACGTGATATCCCTTCGCTGCCAACAGAGGAGCGACATCGACAAAGCTGTAGATGTCGTAGGGCCAGCCGTGCAACAGA is drawn from Edaphobacter lichenicola and contains these coding sequences:
- a CDS encoding tetratricopeptide repeat protein, with amino-acid sequence MKFTARIPVTAALLALLLLTATGCNRLKARDQLTKGVQAFKNARYEEAVNHFQNSIALDPNYEDAKLYLATAYSYQVVPNLDTPENLAIAQKALDGFNAVLAKDPNDLTALKQIASINRNIKKFDVAKEYEKKVIAIAPNDPEAYYTVGFVDWTLAYKNAITILAADGLTDAGDGNPKKSKGACQKLQAANTDLVNEGLQYLNKAVELNPTYDDAMQYLQLTYRRKADLACGDEAARKEDMAQVDSWIQKAMGARKINEEKKEKATQGGVTMQ
- a CDS encoding alpha/beta fold hydrolase, yielding MRTIKMTEQIDLQRRRFLGTAAITIAATQLGMFGSAEAQSGTTNPETGRGTHTSFASLKQIDAGVLTIGYAEAGPTDGPAVILLHGWPYDIYSFVDVAPLLAAKGYHVIVPYLRGYGSTAFLSSATMRNGQQSAVALDIIALMDALKIQKATVAGFDWGARTAAIMAALWPERCKALVSVSGYLIGNPVAAKVTPLPPKPTLAFWYQYYFATDLGRAGYAKYLHDFNKLIWQTASPKWNFDDATFDRTAASFNNPDHIDIVIHNYRWRIGLADGERKYDDLEKRLAAGPVITIPTITMEGDSNGAIHADSAAYRNKFSGKYEYRLISGGIGHNMPQEAPQAFAQAVIDVNAL
- a CDS encoding ABC transporter ATP-binding protein; protein product: MSEPVIIGVRGLTKTYQVGDVAVHALRGVDLEVKRGEFVALIGASGSGKSTLFHILGGLTPMSAGTVQINGRDLAGMTNAERTDLRKTTVGFVFQKYNLLPTLTAEDNIRIVQYIGGRPTAFDPAFQEILQLLGISDRMKHKPRALSGGQQQRVAIARGIVNSPAILLADEPTGNLDSENSAGVLNLMKDLNRRLGQTILMITHDADAASYADRIVKMRDGRIV
- a CDS encoding ABC transporter permease, whose product is MFEREENHISSALRVAPLVCFTLDFLSLLTKLIFANLGHRPIRTLLSVLAIAVEVTMILTLVGVSYGTLDESAQRARGVGADIVFRPPGSSALGLSTAPMSEKIPAILMKEPHVAFAMGTVVLPLGGGFDSVTGLDIDQFTKLNGGFHFLEGGPMVNDDDLIVDEVYARQKKWHVGDTVDLINHQWRVAGIFEPGKLARIAVKMRALQTDTGNPGHLSQIYVKLDDPKRADAEVDALRAKYPGYQIFTMEYFTSLLSINNVGLLKNFIYVVIGIAIIVGFITVFMAMYTAVLERTREIGILKAVGGSSGLILSILFRETFALALLGAALGIVLTYGTQWLMKHAVHASLVQETVYSWWPIATGIAVAGALLGAIVPGIKAIKQDVTEALSYE
- a CDS encoding biotin/lipoyl-containing protein, with the translated sequence MGRYGSAGGLAALTVWLEIEGEKRRVELPAEAGRGGVIECVVDGQSVTVDGRFLQAGVLSLLVGGRQYRCVLDGDGVVIDGRRFGFEVEDPRSLQGRRGAGAGTDGPRPVKSPMPGRVVRVLIEVGQEVEAGEAVVVIEAMKMQNELKSPKAGRVGRVAVSVGDTVGAGDVLVVVE
- a CDS encoding acetyl-CoA carboxylase biotin carboxylase subunit → MLIANRGEIALRVIRGCREMGIATVAVYSDVDRTALHVLHADEAYRLGPAPASQSYLLGDLILDVARRAGADAVHPGYGFLSENAEFAEACVAAGVTFIGPPAGAMRVLGSKTKARQAADAAGMPRVPGSVTGLADVAEATRVAAGIGYPVMLKAAAGGGGKGMRAVSRVEDLAAAFTAASSEAERSFKSGEVYLEKLIERPRHIEIQLIADEHGGCIYLGERECSVQRRHQKVIEEAPSAVVGAELRRRMGEAAAKLALSAGYVNAGTVEFLVDAEENFYFLEMNTRLQVEHPVTEMVTGLDLVQMQLHVAMGEALPLTQEQVRLRGHAIECRIYAEDPENQFFPSPGLITRLIQPSGPGIREDCAVYEGWNVPLDYDPMLSKLVAFAETREMAIDRMLRALDEYVIGGIKTNIGLFRRILMDEDFRAARIDTGYLERLLAGKPAGIAEQVPKDVVAVAAALFAASSRRESVAVADGAEESRWAVTGRREGLRL